In Prosthecochloris sp. GSB1, the following proteins share a genomic window:
- a CDS encoding UDP-glucuronic acid decarboxylase family protein has product MKKNLVTGGSGFLGSHLCRRLLDRGDEVLCVDNFFTGDKSNILDLIGNPRFELLRHDVTFPLYVEVDEIYNLACPASPLHYQFDPVQTTKTSVHGAINMLGLAKRVKATIMQASTSEIYGDPEMHPQAEYYWGKVNPIGPRSCYDEGKRCAETLFFDYHRQHGLDIKVVRIFNTYGPGMHPGDGRVMSNFIVQALRGENITIYGDGTQSRSFCYVDDMVEAFLLMMQTGKGFTGPINLGNPEEFTVVELAEKVLAVTGSTSRLVYKRLPDDDPRQRCPDISLARERLGWKPNVDLDEGLRETVRYFRKILSC; this is encoded by the coding sequence ATGAAAAAAAATCTCGTGACCGGCGGCAGCGGCTTTCTCGGATCGCATCTTTGCCGGCGCCTGCTCGATCGTGGAGACGAGGTGCTTTGCGTCGACAATTTTTTTACCGGTGACAAGAGCAACATTCTGGATCTGATCGGGAACCCCCGTTTCGAGCTTTTGAGACACGACGTGACGTTTCCGCTCTATGTCGAGGTCGACGAGATTTACAATCTCGCATGTCCGGCGAGTCCGCTTCATTACCAGTTCGATCCCGTGCAGACGACCAAGACGAGTGTTCACGGCGCCATCAACATGCTGGGACTCGCAAAAAGGGTAAAGGCGACAATCATGCAGGCTTCCACCAGCGAGATCTACGGTGATCCCGAGATGCACCCGCAGGCGGAATATTACTGGGGGAAAGTCAACCCGATCGGTCCGCGAAGCTGCTACGACGAAGGGAAGCGATGCGCCGAAACGCTGTTTTTCGATTATCATCGCCAGCATGGCCTCGACATCAAGGTGGTTCGCATTTTCAATACCTATGGCCCCGGAATGCACCCGGGCGACGGCCGCGTGATGAGCAATTTTATCGTACAGGCTCTCAGAGGCGAGAACATCACTATATACGGAGACGGTACCCAGTCGAGAAGTTTCTGTTATGTCGACGATATGGTCGAGGCTTTTCTGCTGATGATGCAAACCGGAAAAGGATTCACGGGACCGATCAATCTGGGCAATCCCGAGGAGTTCACGGTTGTCGAACTCGCGGAAAAAGTTCTTGCAGTCACCGGCAGCACTTCCAGACTTGTCTACAAACGACTGCCGGACGACGATCCCCGGCAACGGTGCCCGGACATTTCCCTGGCTCGCGAGCGTCTCGGGTGGAAGCCGAACGTGGATCTTGACGAGGGGCTCCGCGAAACCGTAAGGTATTTCAGGAAAATCTTATCTTGCTGA
- a CDS encoding nucleotide-diphospho-sugar transferase, which produces MRSPVLFLVFNRPEKTRAVFDVIRQAAPSRLYVAADGPRIECLDEARLCREVREAATAVDWFCEVKTLFREENLGCGKAVSAAIDWFFSHEQEGIILEDDIMADRSFFRYCDELLHRFRDDERIMAVTGDYFRRKPRDDGDSYFFSRYPHMWGWATWRRAWRHYDFSMSRWPELKNSEWLDALGGGYHDFTDYWTRIFDRTSEGRIDTWDYQWFFSCWLQNGLAVTPSRNLCVNIGFGKDATHTKSKREWRSRLPLETMPFPLRHPESVFRDADFDRWLDMHLFQTRDSFRIMIHRKLGRLKRKKKLLFGFS; this is translated from the coding sequence ATGCGTTCCCCAGTGCTTTTTCTTGTGTTCAACCGGCCAGAAAAAACCCGCGCCGTTTTCGATGTGATCAGGCAAGCCGCGCCTTCACGGCTATACGTGGCGGCGGACGGCCCGAGGATAGAATGTTTGGATGAAGCCCGACTATGCCGTGAAGTTCGTGAGGCCGCCACGGCTGTCGACTGGTTCTGCGAAGTGAAAACCCTTTTCCGGGAAGAGAACCTCGGCTGCGGCAAGGCGGTCTCGGCGGCGATCGACTGGTTTTTTTCGCACGAGCAGGAGGGGATTATTCTCGAAGACGATATCATGGCCGACCGGTCGTTTTTCAGGTATTGCGACGAACTGCTCCATCGTTTCAGGGATGACGAAAGAATCATGGCGGTGACGGGGGATTATTTCCGCCGAAAGCCGCGTGACGACGGTGACAGTTACTTTTTCAGCCGTTATCCGCATATGTGGGGATGGGCGACCTGGCGGAGGGCCTGGCGACACTATGATTTCTCCATGAGCCGCTGGCCGGAACTGAAAAACTCTGAATGGCTCGATGCGCTTGGCGGAGGATACCACGATTTCACGGACTACTGGACACGGATATTCGACCGGACCAGTGAAGGACGGATCGATACATGGGACTACCAGTGGTTTTTTTCCTGCTGGTTGCAGAACGGTTTGGCCGTGACGCCGTCGAGAAATCTTTGTGTGAACATAGGCTTCGGGAAAGACGCCACGCATACGAAAAGCAAACGGGAATGGCGTTCCAGGCTGCCCCTGGAAACCATGCCGTTTCCTCTGCGTCATCCTGAGTCGGTCTTTCGCGACGCGGATTTTGACAGATGGCTGGACATGCATCTGTTTCAGACCCGCGACTCGTTTCGGATAAT